Below is a window of Populus trichocarpa isolate Nisqually-1 chromosome 3, P.trichocarpa_v4.1, whole genome shotgun sequence DNA.
TCTTAAGCAACCCTGTAAAGTTGCTTGCGAATTCAAAgataagattatgataatttcTAGTAATTTTAGTACTCACAAGTACCAAAATGAATCTGGAAGTGAAACATTCAAGAAACAGAAAATCCTTGAATTGATTATTCAAAGAGTTAGAAGAAAGATACTGTTTCCATTGATTACAAACAAAACATGAACGCTACTCACACCAGCTTGACGGCTgcttccaccaccaccaccaccaccacaatattttatacatgctGAAACATTTATTATATACCAGAAGCAaccagaagaagaagcagaaaacTTCAGTACGTATTACATGTTGTTAACGATATTAATGTTTGTTTAAGCCAGAACATCAAGGAAAGGATAGTCAGTGTAGCCAACAACAGGATCGGGAATGTAGAAAGTGTTCCTGTTGTACCTATTAAGAGGAGCATTTAACTCAAATCGTTTTGGCAAATCTGGATTAGCCAGAAACAATCTTCCAAATGCCACCAGATCTGCGTAATTCTCAGCTATAGCCTTGTTACCATCATCTCTACGGTATCCTCCAGCAGCTATAAAAGTCCCTTCAAAGGCATTTTTCATTGGAAGTAGACTGTGAGGAGTTTCATATATGTCGTTCGCTTTAACCATTCTTGGCTCAATTACATGGAGATAAAGAATACCAAATTTGTTTAATGCATTTGCCATGTAAAGGCCAAGTTCTTCTGGGTTTGAATCAACGGCTTCCATGTAGTTAGCATATGGCGATAGTCTCATGCCAACTTTATCAGCTCCAACTTCATCAACTACAGCTTCCAATATTTCCAATGGAAAGCGGCACCTATTTTCCAAGCTCCCACCATAATTATCAGTTCTGTCATTTACTTGATCTTTAAGGAACTGATCAATCAAGTAACCATTTGCCCCGTGAATCTCAACTCCATCAAATCCTGTCAAATAcatattgtttttcatcataaaaGTACTTGGATTTGAATAGCTACACATGCACAATTCTGATGATCCCTTCAAGCAATAGTTTTTATGCCTCAAAGTACTCGTCATCCGGAGACATTATGATAAGTGGCTAACAAGctatagtgtgtgtgtgtgtgtgtacactaTAGCTAGCCAACATACACACCAGCTTCAATGGCGTTGCGGGCAGCGAGTCTGAAATCATTAACAATGCGAGGAAGTTCATCGGCTCTTAATCGACGAGGAGGTGACCAGTCTTCTCCGTCAAGACCTGGTGTCACTCCTTTATCAGTGCATGATATGGGAGCTTCCCCATTCGGCTGAAACCCTGTATTGCAAAAATCATGCTACATTTGTCAAATAAATTACAACTCTATTTGGCTCATACTCTTGAAATTAACAGATACgatgaagaaattaattcaaaaaatggTTGGATTATGATGgagctttcttcttttctttgatttcttgtgCATTTTGATAATAGATTGAACCATGGGACttgagattttatatatatatatagaatcatATTTGAAATCAGCTGAAGTGAAAGCACATACCATAAGTGGAGACACGACCCACATGCCAAATTTGGCAAAACAAAATGCCACCTTTCTCATGAACAGCATCCACAATTGGCTTCCATGCTTTCACTTGCTCTTCAGTCCAAATTCCAGGTGTTTCAGGATATctttaaatcaaataagaaaaat
It encodes the following:
- the LOC18111136 gene encoding putative 12-oxophytodienoate reductase 11 yields the protein MAASTNPIPLLTPYKMGKFNLSHRVVMAPLTRNRSYNNMPQPHAILYYSQRATNGGFLISEATVVSDTAQGYPETPGIWTEEQVKAWKPIVDAVHEKGGILFCQIWHVGRVSTYGFQPNGEAPISCTDKGVTPGLDGEDWSPPRRLRADELPRIVNDFRLAARNAIEAGFDGVEIHGANGYLIDQFLKDQVNDRTDNYGGSLENRCRFPLEILEAVVDEVGADKVGMRLSPYANYMEAVDSNPEELGLYMANALNKFGILYLHVIEPRMVKANDIYETPHSLLPMKNAFEGTFIAAGGYRRDDGNKAIAENYADLVAFGRLFLANPDLPKRFELNAPLNRYNRNTFYIPDPVVGYTDYPFLDVLA